From the Acidicapsa ligni genome, one window contains:
- the tkt gene encoding transketolase: protein MSPLPTDLDQLSIDTLRLLAVDAVEKAKSGHPGAPLACSPITYLLFHKLMKHNPSNSKWADRDRFVLSNGHASALIYSTLFLAGYKLSLDDLKSFRQWGSKTPGHPEYHHTDGIEVTTGPLGQGFAMSVGLAIAEKHLGALYNQPGFEIVNHHTYGIMGDGDMMEGVSHEAASLAGTLGLGKLIFFYDDNLISLDGPTELSFSENVYARFEAYGWQVLRVSDGNDLVALEEAVKAGQAEPSKPTLIGVRTIIGYGSPKAGTNKVHGEALGAEATAATKKFYGFPEDQSFYLPDEALKNWRKAVDNGAEFEAEWNKLFEGYKTAHPELAAEFVRTQKNERKAGWEKAIPSFPAGKPQATRNAGGAVLNALEKTVPELFGGAADLTASTKTIFKDSPSFHVDPTGRNVFWGVREFAMSAAVNGIAAHGGLIPFGSTFFVFSDYCKPALRLASLMQTHSLFIYTHDSIAVGEDGPTHEPIEHLMALRVVPGFTDFRPADANETAAAWRLAIERNHPSFMALSRQDLPILDPNVIDAYAGVSKGGYVVHDVEKPEVVLIGTGAEVWQAIDGAKLLAEAGIAARVVSLPSWKIFEEQTPQYRDSILLPGVPKVAIEAGATLGWWKYLAGSKGAVIGLDRFGASAPGGTVLKELGFTAENVAAQAKSLLGKA, encoded by the coding sequence ATGTCACCACTCCCTACTGATCTGGATCAACTGTCGATCGATACCCTGCGCCTGCTGGCTGTCGATGCCGTAGAAAAAGCCAAGAGCGGCCATCCCGGAGCACCTCTCGCCTGCTCGCCGATTACGTATCTGCTTTTTCACAAGCTGATGAAGCACAATCCATCGAACTCCAAGTGGGCTGATCGCGACCGTTTTGTGCTTTCGAATGGCCACGCCTCGGCTCTGATCTACTCGACCCTGTTTCTCGCGGGATACAAGCTTTCGCTGGACGACCTGAAGAGCTTCCGCCAGTGGGGATCGAAGACCCCCGGTCACCCGGAATATCACCACACGGACGGCATTGAAGTGACGACCGGACCGCTGGGTCAGGGTTTTGCGATGTCCGTTGGATTGGCAATTGCCGAGAAGCACCTGGGCGCCCTGTACAACCAGCCCGGCTTTGAGATCGTGAATCACCACACCTACGGAATCATGGGCGATGGCGACATGATGGAAGGTGTTTCGCATGAAGCAGCTTCCCTGGCTGGAACACTGGGCCTGGGCAAGCTGATCTTCTTCTACGACGACAACCTCATCTCCCTCGACGGCCCGACCGAGCTCAGCTTCTCTGAGAATGTCTATGCGCGCTTCGAGGCCTATGGATGGCAGGTTCTGCGCGTTAGCGACGGCAACGATCTGGTCGCGCTTGAAGAAGCCGTCAAGGCCGGTCAGGCTGAACCCAGCAAGCCTACGCTCATCGGCGTACGCACCATCATCGGCTACGGCAGCCCCAAGGCCGGTACCAACAAGGTGCATGGCGAAGCGCTTGGCGCGGAAGCGACTGCGGCCACCAAGAAGTTCTATGGCTTCCCTGAGGATCAGAGCTTCTACCTTCCTGACGAAGCGTTGAAGAACTGGCGCAAAGCGGTAGATAATGGCGCGGAGTTCGAAGCGGAATGGAACAAGCTCTTTGAAGGTTACAAAACAGCTCATCCCGAGCTCGCCGCCGAGTTTGTGCGCACCCAGAAGAACGAGCGCAAGGCTGGCTGGGAAAAGGCCATTCCGAGCTTCCCTGCAGGCAAGCCGCAGGCCACCCGCAATGCCGGTGGAGCAGTCCTGAATGCGCTGGAAAAGACCGTCCCCGAGCTCTTTGGCGGCGCGGCCGATCTGACCGCCTCGACCAAGACCATCTTCAAGGACAGCCCCAGCTTCCACGTCGATCCGACCGGACGCAATGTGTTCTGGGGTGTTCGTGAGTTCGCCATGTCGGCGGCTGTCAACGGCATCGCCGCGCACGGTGGATTGATCCCCTTCGGCTCGACCTTCTTCGTCTTCAGCGATTACTGCAAGCCGGCCCTGCGTTTGGCTTCTCTCATGCAGACGCATTCCCTCTTCATCTATACGCATGACTCGATCGCAGTCGGCGAAGATGGTCCGACCCACGAGCCCATCGAGCACCTGATGGCCCTGCGCGTCGTTCCAGGCTTCACTGACTTCCGCCCTGCGGATGCCAATGAAACCGCTGCCGCCTGGCGTCTGGCGATAGAGCGCAATCATCCGTCGTTCATGGCCCTGTCCCGGCAGGATCTCCCCATTCTCGACCCGAATGTCATCGATGCCTACGCAGGCGTCAGCAAGGGCGGCTACGTTGTCCACGACGTCGAGAAGCCCGAGGTGGTGCTGATCGGCACCGGTGCGGAAGTCTGGCAGGCCATCGACGGCGCCAAGCTGCTTGCTGAGGCAGGCATCGCGGCTCGTGTTGTTTCGCTGCCCAGCTGGAAGATCTTTGAAGAGCAGACCCCTCAGTATCGCGACTCGATTCTGCTGCCTGGCGTACCCAAGGTAGCTATCGAAGCCGGTGCGACTCTCGGCTGGTGGAAGTATCTTGCCGGATCCAAGGGCGCAGTCATCGGTCTGGATCGCTTCGGTGCATCCGCACCGGGAGGTACGGTTCTGAAGGAACTCGGCTTCACCGCTGAAAACGTGGCTGCCCAGGCAAAGTCACTGCTCGGCAAAGCATAG
- the rpiB gene encoding ribose 5-phosphate isomerase B, whose protein sequence is MKLVIGSDHAGFPLKEEVRAYLSLKGHEVLDVGVYSAAPSDYPDAAEAVGDAIRAGVASRGILICGSGVGVCIAANKIPGIRAGMCHDHYSAHQGVEHDEMNVLVMGARIIGTETAYDVADTFLAANFVSTEPRFVRRYKKLLAIEAKYSRALTT, encoded by the coding sequence ATGAAACTGGTAATTGGTTCCGATCACGCGGGCTTCCCCCTCAAGGAGGAGGTCCGCGCTTATCTTTCCTTGAAGGGCCATGAAGTGCTGGACGTCGGCGTATATTCCGCCGCGCCATCTGACTATCCCGATGCAGCCGAAGCTGTTGGCGACGCCATTCGTGCCGGAGTCGCCAGCAGAGGCATTCTCATCTGCGGATCGGGCGTCGGTGTATGCATCGCTGCGAACAAAATTCCAGGTATTCGCGCTGGAATGTGCCATGACCACTACTCCGCACACCAGGGCGTCGAACACGACGAAATGAACGTGCTGGTGATGGGTGCGCGTATTATCGGCACAGAGACGGCTTATGACGTCGCCGACACATTTCTCGCCGCTAATTTTGTCTCGACGGAGCCGCGTTTCGTACGTCGTTACAAAAAACTTTTGGCCATCGAAGCCAAATATTCGCGGGCGTTAACAACTTAA
- a CDS encoding CCA tRNA nucleotidyltransferase, with amino-acid sequence MLPINPQFAAARAILRKLHEEGHQAYLAGGCVRDLLLGREPKDYDAATSATPDVVLDLFPRTFSVGAHFGVVLVADEVDGQSVVTEVATFRHDGAYSDGRRPDAVRYTTSAEEDVQRRDFTINGLLLNPEKVAANADLRAAVLDYVGGIADLDAGVLRAIGQPERRFEEDHLRMLRAVRFAARFKFEIDPRTQAAIRSLAHKVAGVSLERVREELTRMLTEGHARRAFELLDATGLLIHVLPEASRLKGVAQPPQYHPEGDCWIHTLMLLDQLEAGCSMTLAWGALLHDIGKPATYQPPANPQDRIRFNGHVEVGVRIGAEICRRLRFSKDETAQILALIQNHMRFADTPRMKASTLKRFFRLEDFPEHLALHRMDCLASSGNLDHYNFAKERYEAIPPEEVSPAPLLTGRELIAAGYRPGTAFKTILHAVEEAQLEGSIHTQEEAMTLVRANFPLSENAVNA; translated from the coding sequence ATGTTGCCCATCAATCCACAATTCGCTGCTGCACGGGCTATCCTGCGCAAATTGCATGAGGAGGGCCACCAGGCCTATCTTGCCGGAGGCTGCGTTCGCGATCTACTGCTGGGCCGAGAGCCCAAAGACTATGACGCGGCTACGTCGGCTACGCCGGATGTTGTGCTGGATCTCTTTCCGCGCACCTTTTCGGTTGGCGCTCACTTCGGCGTCGTGCTGGTCGCAGATGAAGTTGATGGGCAGTCTGTTGTAACCGAGGTTGCTACCTTCCGGCATGACGGAGCTTACTCCGATGGCCGTCGTCCGGATGCTGTTCGATACACCACCAGCGCGGAAGAGGACGTTCAGCGTCGCGACTTCACCATCAACGGACTGTTGCTTAATCCGGAGAAAGTAGCAGCGAATGCAGACCTGCGCGCTGCTGTTCTGGATTACGTTGGCGGTATTGCCGATCTCGATGCTGGCGTACTCCGCGCCATTGGGCAGCCTGAGCGGCGCTTTGAAGAAGATCATCTGCGCATGTTGCGCGCCGTGCGTTTTGCCGCGCGTTTTAAGTTTGAAATCGATCCACGGACGCAGGCTGCAATTCGTTCGCTGGCGCACAAGGTCGCGGGCGTCAGCCTTGAGCGCGTGCGTGAAGAACTGACGCGCATGTTGACAGAAGGCCACGCCCGCCGCGCTTTTGAACTGCTTGACGCGACAGGCCTGCTCATCCACGTGTTGCCTGAGGCTTCCAGGCTGAAAGGCGTTGCGCAGCCGCCGCAATATCATCCCGAGGGCGATTGTTGGATTCATACGTTGATGCTGCTTGATCAGCTTGAGGCGGGATGCTCGATGACCCTGGCCTGGGGCGCTTTACTGCATGACATCGGCAAGCCTGCGACCTATCAGCCGCCAGCTAACCCGCAGGATCGCATTCGTTTCAACGGACACGTCGAGGTTGGCGTTCGCATAGGTGCAGAGATATGCAGACGCCTGCGCTTCTCCAAGGATGAGACGGCGCAGATCCTCGCTCTCATCCAGAATCACATGCGCTTTGCCGATACGCCTCGCATGAAGGCGTCTACGCTCAAGCGCTTTTTTCGCCTCGAAGACTTTCCCGAACATCTCGCGCTGCATCGCATGGATTGCCTCGCCAGCAGCGGTAATCTCGATCACTATAACTTCGCGAAGGAGCGCTACGAGGCCATTCCTCCTGAGGAAGTGAGCCCCGCTCCGCTGCTTACCGGGCGAGAACTGATCGCCGCAGGCTACCGCCCGGGAACAGCGTTTAAAACCATTTTGCATGCGGTTGAAGAGGCCCAGCTCGAAGGGTCTATCCATACACAGGAAGAGGCAATGACGTTGGTTCGCGCGAATTTTCCGCTCTCTGAAAACGCGGTCAACGCGTGA
- a CDS encoding BaiN/RdsA family NAD(P)/FAD-dependent oxidoreductase: MSASIQKYDVIVIGAGAAGLMCASVAGQRGRHVALLDHGGLPGRKILISGGGRCNFTNIHCEPNRFLSGNPHFAKSALALYTASHFLELVHKYNIPYHEKTLGQLFCDHSAHAILNLLLAECERGKVEHVPDAHSIRVEKNSSGFRIASARGEFQCESLVIATGGLSIPKLGATGFGYELAQQFGMSVVAPRPALVPVLLGGVEAEWTQLAGVSTLVRVSTPSAKTTFVEKLLVTHRGLSGPAILQISSYWQPGQPIHVDLAPEQSILTPLFGTRRDGAILRQALREHLPQRLAEHLANVAAPAGWSNAAIEAGERALHHWPFNPVGTEGFAKAEVTTGGIDTRHLQAKTMEARDIPGLFFIGEVVDVTGHLGGFNFQWAWSSAVAAGRAV, from the coding sequence GTGAGTGCTTCCATTCAGAAATACGACGTAATCGTCATCGGCGCAGGAGCAGCGGGCCTGATGTGTGCCTCGGTCGCCGGTCAGCGCGGCCGTCACGTTGCCCTGCTGGATCACGGCGGCCTGCCGGGGCGCAAGATTCTCATCTCCGGCGGAGGGCGCTGCAACTTCACCAACATTCACTGCGAGCCCAACCGCTTTTTGTCCGGCAATCCGCACTTCGCCAAGTCCGCATTGGCGCTCTACACGGCCAGCCACTTCCTCGAACTGGTCCACAAATACAACATTCCCTATCATGAGAAGACTCTGGGCCAGTTGTTTTGCGATCACTCCGCACATGCGATTCTTAACCTGCTGCTGGCGGAGTGCGAACGCGGCAAGGTGGAACACGTTCCGGATGCGCATAGCATTCGCGTTGAAAAGAACAGCAGTGGTTTTCGCATTGCATCTGCCAGGGGCGAGTTCCAATGCGAATCGCTGGTGATCGCAACCGGTGGGCTCTCTATCCCCAAACTGGGTGCGACTGGTTTTGGCTATGAACTCGCGCAACAGTTTGGCATGTCGGTGGTCGCTCCGCGTCCGGCGCTGGTGCCGGTGCTGCTCGGCGGCGTTGAGGCTGAATGGACGCAGCTTGCAGGCGTTTCAACCCTGGTGCGTGTGAGCACGCCATCGGCAAAAACTACTTTTGTTGAAAAGCTGCTCGTTACGCATCGCGGACTGAGCGGTCCGGCCATCCTGCAAATCTCTTCGTACTGGCAGCCGGGGCAGCCTATTCACGTCGATCTTGCGCCGGAGCAGTCCATCCTTACGCCGCTGTTTGGGACGCGTCGCGATGGGGCGATTCTCAGGCAGGCACTGCGCGAACATTTGCCGCAGCGTCTCGCCGAACATCTCGCCAATGTTGCCGCGCCTGCAGGCTGGTCTAACGCTGCGATTGAGGCGGGTGAACGCGCCCTGCACCATTGGCCTTTCAATCCTGTTGGGACTGAGGGTTTTGCCAAGGCTGAAGTGACAACGGGCGGCATCGATACCCGCCATCTACAGGCCAAAACGATGGAAGCCCGGGATATCCCGGGCCTCTTCTTCATCGGTGAAGTTGTGGATGTGACGGGCCACCTTGGAGGCTTCAACTTCCAGTGGGCGTGGTCGTCAGCGGTCGCAGCGGGGCGTGCTGTTTAG
- a CDS encoding glycoside hydrolase family 15 protein, with protein MNFIVRSGSRSIQQATTERHRGLVLIQEASQATPQESLYRWLHQQGEAFGSPGMTPRWTSSVKDAVGTAYSASSRVWFTVSHGILNEIYHPTIDHPQTRDLGLLITDGESFIHEEKRDLIPSFEYIHPEALGVRYTNKDVQGRYQLVKEIICDPHHSVVLMHVRIEAGPNGSEEFLDKLRVYALLAPHMDGGGGGNSARAVDVAGQKMLLAWKAQWALAMSADCGFSRVSCGFAGASDGWRDLIEDFRMDWQFGSATNGNLALTGELDLRGNRDFTIGIGIGDSYHSALSKTVGALSVPFAQNSARFLEQWQRAASPYRLAAKSGDRGLLMQTSHNILLAHEDKTYSGAFVASASIPWGQSKGDDDLGGYHLVWTRDMVQTATALLACGRVDTARRALVYLACTQRPDGSFAQNFWIDGRPYWTGVQLDEVAFPLILTWRLWKAGGLGSWDVFPFVERAAGFLVRNAPITHQERWEENSGYSPSTLAAVIGGLICAAEIVRSRQSAELSEFLEQFADWIESHLEDWTVTNDGVLLPEVKRHYMRIRPPESGEAYMEEGPGTERIHLNNRPPGTRYDFEAREIIDAGFLELVRYGIRNADDPLMVDSLKVVDAVLKRDLPQGPGWLRYNWDGYGQGSDGGPYLSYGQGRVWPLLTGERAHYELAAGRDISSLIKTYEGYATAGNMLPEQVWDAADRLEVHLKFGGPAGSACPLVWAHAEYLKLLRSATDGLVFDRIEPVYQRYGRYKSEHEHPRTSSKGVGRHHNIEIFSQRRPIQAIDAHDTLRVLDDRRFSLVWSADGWKTTNSTNSRALGSSGFAADITPVQGETPTGLSLTFFWPDESRWLGHNYEIRIEG; from the coding sequence GTGAATTTCATCGTTCGTTCGGGCAGCCGTTCCATTCAGCAGGCTACAACAGAAAGACATAGGGGTCTCGTCTTGATACAGGAAGCGTCCCAGGCAACGCCGCAGGAATCTCTTTACCGATGGCTCCATCAGCAGGGTGAGGCATTCGGCTCGCCCGGCATGACGCCCCGCTGGACTTCCAGCGTTAAGGACGCCGTCGGAACCGCTTACTCCGCCTCAAGCCGTGTCTGGTTTACCGTCTCACACGGCATTCTGAATGAGATCTACCATCCGACGATCGATCATCCGCAGACCCGCGACCTGGGCCTGCTGATCACCGACGGGGAGAGCTTCATTCACGAGGAAAAGCGCGATCTGATCCCCAGCTTTGAGTACATCCACCCTGAAGCGCTGGGAGTCCGCTACACCAACAAGGACGTACAGGGCCGCTACCAGTTGGTGAAAGAGATCATCTGCGACCCGCATCATAGCGTGGTGCTGATGCATGTGCGCATAGAGGCCGGTCCCAACGGCAGCGAAGAGTTCCTGGATAAATTGCGCGTCTATGCCCTGCTTGCGCCGCACATGGATGGCGGAGGCGGCGGCAACTCCGCCCGCGCCGTGGATGTTGCCGGGCAAAAGATGTTGCTGGCCTGGAAGGCGCAATGGGCTTTGGCTATGTCCGCCGATTGCGGGTTTTCGCGGGTCAGTTGTGGATTTGCCGGGGCCAGCGATGGCTGGCGCGATCTCATCGAGGACTTCCGCATGGATTGGCAGTTCGGCTCGGCGACCAACGGCAATCTGGCGCTTACCGGCGAACTCGACCTACGCGGCAACCGGGATTTCACAATCGGCATAGGAATCGGCGACAGCTATCACTCTGCTCTTTCCAAGACCGTCGGCGCTCTTTCGGTGCCTTTCGCGCAGAATTCTGCCCGTTTCCTAGAGCAGTGGCAGCGCGCCGCCAGTCCTTATCGGCTTGCCGCCAAATCCGGCGACCGTGGCCTGCTGATGCAGACCAGCCACAACATCCTGCTGGCCCACGAAGACAAGACCTACTCCGGCGCGTTTGTGGCGTCGGCCTCCATTCCCTGGGGACAGTCCAAAGGCGACGATGACCTGGGTGGATACCACCTGGTCTGGACGCGCGATATGGTGCAGACCGCGACGGCCCTGCTGGCCTGTGGCCGTGTCGATACCGCTCGCCGCGCTCTTGTCTACCTGGCCTGTACGCAGCGGCCGGATGGCAGCTTTGCGCAGAACTTCTGGATCGACGGCCGCCCGTATTGGACCGGCGTTCAGCTCGACGAGGTCGCCTTTCCCCTGATTTTGACCTGGCGTCTATGGAAGGCGGGCGGTCTCGGCAGCTGGGACGTTTTCCCGTTTGTCGAACGCGCCGCTGGATTCCTCGTCCGCAATGCACCCATTACCCACCAGGAGCGCTGGGAAGAAAACAGCGGCTATTCGCCGTCCACGCTGGCTGCGGTCATCGGAGGCCTCATCTGCGCTGCGGAGATTGTTCGCAGCCGCCAGTCCGCTGAACTGAGCGAGTTTCTGGAACAGTTTGCCGACTGGATCGAGTCTCACCTGGAGGACTGGACGGTCACAAACGACGGAGTCCTGCTGCCCGAAGTGAAGCGCCACTACATGCGCATCCGTCCGCCGGAGTCAGGCGAGGCGTACATGGAAGAGGGCCCTGGCACGGAGCGAATTCATCTCAACAACCGGCCACCGGGAACCCGATACGACTTTGAGGCCCGCGAGATCATCGACGCCGGCTTCCTAGAACTGGTCCGGTACGGCATCCGTAACGCAGACGATCCGCTGATGGTCGATTCGCTCAAGGTCGTAGACGCGGTACTCAAGCGCGATCTGCCGCAGGGTCCAGGATGGCTGCGATACAACTGGGATGGCTATGGGCAGGGCTCGGACGGTGGTCCTTACCTCTCCTACGGCCAGGGCCGCGTATGGCCGCTGCTTACCGGAGAGCGCGCTCACTACGAGCTGGCTGCAGGCCGGGACATCAGCAGCCTGATCAAGACCTACGAGGGGTACGCAACTGCCGGAAACATGCTTCCGGAGCAGGTTTGGGACGCCGCCGACCGCCTGGAAGTTCACCTCAAATTTGGCGGACCTGCCGGCTCGGCCTGTCCGCTGGTCTGGGCTCATGCGGAGTACCTCAAGCTGCTTCGTTCTGCGACCGACGGCCTGGTTTTCGACCGAATCGAGCCTGTCTACCAGCGCTATGGCCGCTATAAATCGGAGCATGAGCACCCGCGCACATCCTCCAAGGGTGTTGGCCGTCACCACAACATCGAGATCTTCAGCCAGCGCAGGCCTATTCAGGCAATCGACGCACATGACACGCTGCGCGTACTCGACGATCGCCGGTTTTCCCTGGTCTGGTCTGCCGATGGCTGGAAGACGACAAACTCCACGAATAGCCGCGCTTTAGGGTCCTCCGGATTCGCCGCGGATATCACCCCAGTTCAAGGAGAAACCCCTACTGGGCTATCATTAACTTTCTTCTGGCCAGATGAAAGCCGCTGGCTCGGTCATAACTATGAGATTCGAATCGAGGGTTGA
- the tsaD gene encoding tRNA (adenosine(37)-N6)-threonylcarbamoyltransferase complex transferase subunit TsaD: MSRSGLILGIESSCDETAAAVVERGAQTRSSIVASQIATHAPYGGVVPELASREHLRNIVPITRSAMAASGYSLADLDAIAVTSGPGLAGALLVGITYAKALAFALGKPLIAVNHLEGHIHAVLLEERQRLHAASGAGEPIPLNSDENGLPMPALALVVSGGHTHLFLAKPPAAGPEIGAWQYSLIGRTLDDAAGEAFDKVAKLLGLGYPGGPWIDNLAQFGNPTAVPFGFTQIKVKAHLEGKTPRTKGAQTAPIADLDRHFLFSFSGIKTAVLRYVEVHGLRASCDARQRTLMEMIGSGVTPTWRDARSLCDQQTLDLIASFQHAVVGNLLKKTFAAAEAIGAASVLVTGGVAANRELRVRFTAEAAERGLPVAFPTLAMSTDNAAMIAAAAWPRFLAGDFAGWDLEANPRLTLA, encoded by the coding sequence ATGAGTAGGAGTGGTTTGATTCTGGGGATTGAGTCGTCCTGCGATGAGACGGCAGCGGCGGTAGTCGAGCGTGGAGCGCAGACGCGCTCGTCCATCGTGGCTTCGCAGATTGCGACGCACGCTCCCTATGGCGGCGTTGTGCCGGAACTGGCGAGCCGCGAGCATCTTCGCAACATCGTGCCCATTACCCGCTCGGCTATGGCTGCGTCCGGTTACAGCCTGGCCGATCTGGACGCGATTGCCGTCACCAGCGGCCCAGGCCTGGCAGGTGCATTGCTCGTCGGAATAACCTACGCCAAGGCACTCGCCTTTGCGCTGGGTAAGCCGCTGATCGCGGTGAATCATCTTGAGGGGCATATCCACGCAGTGCTGCTTGAGGAGCGGCAGCGGCTTCATGCCGCTTCCGGCGCAGGTGAACCAATTCCACTGAACTCAGACGAAAATGGTTTGCCAATGCCCGCGTTGGCGCTGGTCGTCTCCGGCGGGCATACGCATCTTTTTCTGGCCAAGCCGCCAGCCGCCGGTCCGGAGATCGGCGCGTGGCAGTACTCGTTGATTGGACGCACGCTCGATGATGCAGCAGGCGAAGCGTTTGACAAGGTAGCCAAGCTGCTCGGGCTCGGTTATCCCGGAGGGCCGTGGATCGACAACCTGGCCCAGTTCGGCAACCCGACAGCGGTTCCGTTCGGCTTCACGCAGATCAAAGTGAAAGCGCATCTCGAAGGGAAAACGCCGCGAACCAAGGGCGCGCAGACCGCTCCTATCGCCGATCTTGACCGGCACTTTTTATTTTCATTTTCAGGGATCAAAACAGCGGTCCTGCGCTATGTAGAGGTCCACGGACTCCGCGCCAGTTGCGACGCACGGCAGCGGACGCTGATGGAGATGATCGGCTCCGGTGTGACGCCTACATGGCGCGATGCCCGGTCGCTATGCGATCAGCAAACATTGGATCTCATCGCGAGCTTCCAGCACGCAGTCGTTGGCAATCTGCTGAAGAAGACCTTCGCCGCAGCCGAGGCGATCGGCGCAGCCAGCGTGCTGGTGACCGGAGGCGTCGCAGCCAATCGTGAACTGCGCGTGCGCTTCACAGCCGAGGCAGCGGAGCGCGGTCTTCCTGTTGCATTTCCCACGCTGGCCATGTCCACGGACAACGCAGCCATGATTGCAGCAGCGGCCTGGCCTAGGTTTCTCGCAGGAGATTTCGCAGGATGGGATCTGGAAGCAAATCCGCGGCTGACCCTGGCATAG
- a CDS encoding carboxypeptidase-like regulatory domain-containing protein, which produces MADTNLPDAPQAQASGPVQPSAPAAGEQPLTASVHASIQGTVVDRDHAVYEGVRITLTQVGPALSPERSTTSDTNGHFSFGDVSPGPFELTVSSNGFTTQKVSILLHAGENYAAPEIVLPVSATISEVRVTASRVEVAEEQLKEEEKQRVFGAIPNFYVIYAPNAPPLNSRQKFHLAWRSSIDPFTFLATAGVAGIQQANDDFDGYGQGAKGYAKRYAANYADGFISNMIGGAILPSLLKQDPRYFYKGTGSIRSRALYAIANAVICKGDNGRWQFDYSGVIGSLAAAGISNIYYPAINRNGAGLTFENTLSGIGFSAVGNLFQEFLVRKLTPKVPNYGLSKP; this is translated from the coding sequence ATGGCTGACACAAACCTGCCCGACGCGCCTCAGGCGCAGGCATCGGGGCCGGTGCAACCATCTGCGCCCGCTGCAGGGGAACAGCCCCTGACTGCCAGTGTTCATGCAAGTATTCAGGGCACTGTCGTCGATCGGGATCACGCTGTGTATGAAGGCGTCCGGATCACGCTTACCCAGGTTGGCCCGGCTCTGTCGCCGGAGCGCTCGACGACATCCGACACGAATGGCCATTTCAGCTTTGGAGACGTTTCTCCTGGCCCATTTGAACTCACCGTTTCGTCGAACGGCTTCACTACGCAGAAGGTTTCCATCCTGCTGCATGCCGGTGAAAATTATGCTGCTCCCGAGATTGTGCTGCCAGTCTCGGCAACGATCAGCGAAGTGCGCGTCACCGCATCCCGCGTAGAAGTCGCCGAGGAGCAGCTCAAGGAAGAGGAAAAGCAGCGGGTTTTCGGAGCTATTCCCAATTTCTACGTCATCTACGCTCCCAACGCGCCGCCACTCAACTCCCGGCAAAAATTTCATCTCGCTTGGAGATCGTCGATTGATCCATTCACCTTTCTAGCTACAGCAGGAGTGGCAGGAATCCAGCAGGCCAACGATGATTTTGACGGCTATGGGCAAGGTGCAAAGGGCTACGCGAAGCGCTACGCGGCCAATTACGCCGATGGCTTCATCAGCAATATGATCGGAGGCGCGATTCTGCCATCCCTGCTCAAGCAGGATCCGCGCTACTTCTACAAGGGTACGGGGAGCATTCGCTCGCGCGCGCTCTATGCCATTGCCAACGCGGTCATCTGCAAAGGCGATAACGGGCGCTGGCAGTTCGACTATTCCGGTGTCATCGGTAGCCTGGCGGCAGCGGGGATTTCCAATATTTATTACCCGGCGATCAACCGCAACGGAGCGGGCCTGACCTTTGAAAACACACTGAGCGGCATCGGCTTCAGCGCGGTTGGCAATCTTTTTCAGGAATTCCTGGTGCGCAAACTAACGCCGAAAGTGCCAAATTATGGACTGTCCAAGCCTTAG
- a CDS encoding superoxide dismutase — translation MAYELAPLPYDYAALEPFIDAETMKFHHDKHHQAYINNVNAALANHPDLAAKSVDDLIKDLASVPEEIKGAVRNNGGGHSNHTFFWRIMGPVGTEGVGGEPTGAIAEQIKADFGDFETLKKLFNEAGAKQFGSGWAWLIFVDGKLKVTSTPNQDSPLSQGHYPILGNDVWEHAYYLKYQNLRPKYLENWWNVVNWTEANKRFATAKK, via the coding sequence ATGGCTTACGAACTAGCACCACTTCCTTATGACTACGCCGCTCTCGAACCTTTTATCGATGCGGAAACGATGAAATTTCATCACGACAAGCATCACCAGGCCTACATCAACAACGTAAACGCCGCTCTCGCCAACCATCCTGACCTGGCAGCTAAGTCTGTAGACGACCTGATCAAGGATCTGGCTTCAGTTCCCGAAGAGATCAAGGGCGCAGTTCGCAACAATGGCGGCGGTCACTCCAACCACACCTTTTTCTGGCGCATCATGGGGCCCGTCGGTACCGAGGGCGTTGGCGGCGAGCCGACCGGAGCCATCGCGGAGCAGATCAAGGCCGATTTTGGCGACTTTGAGACCCTCAAGAAGCTCTTCAACGAAGCTGGAGCCAAGCAGTTCGGTTCCGGTTGGGCATGGCTCATCTTCGTCGACGGCAAGCTCAAGGTAACCAGCACGCCGAACCAGGATTCCCCTCTGTCTCAGGGACATTACCCCATCCTCGGCAACGACGTCTGGGAGCATGCGTACTACCTCAAGTACCAGAATCTGCGTCCCAAGTACCTCGAGAACTGGTGGAATGTAGTGAACTGGACGGAAGCCAACAAGCGCTTTGCCACGGCAAAGAAGTAG